A single genomic interval of Rosistilla ulvae harbors:
- a CDS encoding DUF6883 domain-containing protein: MPIPDSERAVVEDAKVRDYLLNPAHPDGGSKAIWFHSLGYDREESHHLAADLLAIARNSRTFDTETTGFGVKYKALGTVGRPEHRPGVVLTVWIVEDDDPPRLVTAYPE; the protein is encoded by the coding sequence ATGCCGATACCTGATTCCGAACGAGCCGTAGTGGAGGACGCGAAGGTACGCGACTACCTTCTCAATCCGGCGCATCCTGACGGTGGTTCCAAGGCGATCTGGTTTCACTCGCTTGGCTACGACCGCGAAGAATCGCACCACCTTGCCGCCGATCTACTTGCCATCGCTCGAAATAGCCGAACGTTCGATACCGAAACCACTGGCTTTGGTGTAAAATACAAGGCGTTGGGGACTGTTGGGCGGCCCGAACACCGCCCCGGTGTCGTTTTGACTGTCTGGATCGTCGAGGACGATGATCCTCCACGACTGGTAACTGCGTATCCTGAATGA
- a CDS encoding DUF4926 domain-containing protein translates to MIAMIAEHSLVVLDADPPHEKLTRGDVGTVVHVYKGGRGYEVEFVDGGGQTVALVTVGSDDVRPIKAGELLHTRKTA, encoded by the coding sequence ATGATTGCCATGATTGCCGAACACTCGCTCGTTGTCCTTGATGCTGATCCGCCTCACGAGAAACTCACTCGCGGCGATGTGGGGACCGTTGTGCACGTCTACAAGGGCGGTAGAGGATACGAAGTCGAATTTGTTGATGGTGGTGGTCAGACAGTTGCGCTTGTAACCGTCGGTTCCGACGATGTGCGGCCCATCAAGGCTGGTGAACTGCTCCACACCCGCAAAACCGCATAG
- a CDS encoding amidohydrolase, with the protein MDTWIQNNLESLVAEYQWLHSHPELSFQERETSKRIAELWREAGFEVTTEVGGFGVVAILENGPGPCLMLRTDLDALPLVERTQLAYASQVTTKNTDGTDTGVMHACGHDVHMTNLVGVAQFLASHRDLWQGTLMLIGQPAEERGAGAKAMLEDGLFTRFKKPDFAIALHVGGDVAAGTVETLPGFAMANVDSVDITMIGRGGHGSAPHTTIDPIVQAAALVMDLQTIVSREIKPLDPAVVTVGSIHGGTKHNIIGDSCHLQLTVRSYDPKVREKLLAAIERKAKAVAVSFAAPEPKISVAEGTPSLRNDDQLAARITTVFQQLLGEANVSTPTPSMGGEDFSRYGLAGVPILMYRLGSVEARRLERYEELGTNPPSLHSSLYYPDIEPTLTTGLRTMVAAALEILSK; encoded by the coding sequence GTGGACACTTGGATTCAAAACAACTTGGAAAGCTTGGTTGCAGAGTATCAATGGCTTCACTCGCACCCGGAACTCTCGTTTCAAGAACGTGAAACTTCAAAACGGATCGCGGAGCTGTGGCGCGAGGCTGGGTTTGAGGTGACGACGGAAGTCGGAGGTTTTGGCGTCGTTGCGATCCTGGAAAATGGCCCCGGCCCTTGTTTAATGTTGCGAACCGATCTGGATGCATTGCCGTTGGTCGAAAGGACGCAATTGGCTTATGCGTCGCAGGTGACGACCAAAAACACCGACGGTACGGATACCGGGGTGATGCACGCTTGTGGCCACGACGTTCACATGACCAACCTCGTTGGCGTCGCTCAGTTCCTGGCCAGCCACCGCGATCTGTGGCAGGGAACCTTGATGTTGATTGGCCAGCCGGCGGAGGAACGCGGGGCGGGTGCCAAGGCGATGCTCGAAGATGGCCTGTTCACTCGCTTTAAAAAGCCCGACTTTGCGATCGCGCTCCATGTGGGAGGCGATGTTGCTGCGGGGACGGTGGAAACGCTGCCAGGTTTTGCGATGGCAAACGTCGACAGCGTCGATATCACGATGATCGGCCGCGGCGGCCACGGTTCGGCGCCTCACACGACGATCGATCCGATCGTTCAAGCTGCCGCCCTGGTGATGGATCTGCAGACGATTGTCAGCCGCGAAATCAAGCCCTTGGATCCGGCTGTGGTCACCGTCGGATCGATTCATGGTGGGACGAAGCACAATATCATTGGCGACAGCTGCCATCTGCAGCTGACGGTGCGGTCGTACGATCCCAAGGTCCGCGAGAAATTGCTGGCCGCGATCGAGCGGAAGGCAAAAGCGGTTGCCGTCAGCTTTGCCGCTCCCGAACCGAAGATCAGCGTCGCCGAAGGGACACCGTCGTTGAGGAACGACGATCAGCTGGCCGCGCGGATCACCACGGTCTTTCAGCAGTTGTTGGGCGAAGCGAACGTGAGCACGCCGACGCCGTCGATGGGAGGCGAGGACTTCAGTCGCTACGGCCTGGCGGGAGTGCCGATTTTGATGTACCGGCTGGGATCGGTCGAAGCACGGCGGTTGGAACGCTACGAGGAATTAGGAACCAATCCCCCATCGCTGCACTCGAGTCTTTATTACCCCGACATCGAACCGACGTTGACGACGGGGCTGCGGACCATGGTTGCGGCCGCGCTGGAAATCCTCAGCAAATAG